A window of the Streptomyces sp. NBC_01351 genome harbors these coding sequences:
- a CDS encoding NACHT domain-containing protein, with protein MTGFETVLLRVAGTAAGAVVKSLLARAPGAGLVADPAVPAPRWRRPPVELGEREVGRLARVLAARLGQAAELLPEHELLSVVDAVSDAFASLGSLDADAVFAADLDPRRLATMLEPPRGAALSEPAEAVYRNLVALCCEHAVEYTTTLPSFGARADVELVRRTAELTRALERMKARENSAAHAFEEQYARYVTAAHDRLQLFGLTLGRSDRQEWPLDLAYISLAVTGERPASTEAGHTGPVRAEQALGPARRVLLRGPAGSGKSTVVQWLALNAARRSFGQDLAELNLCVPFVLRLRSFHSAGGLPAPQDWLRASGVPLRAPDGWTEELLANGRALVLVDGVDEVPRRLRKRTEEWLRSLIAAFPNARYVVTTRPSAVPEDWLAGQAFVPHALLPMERDDIRAFIAHWHASAREECDEEEREQLDTYASSLVQAVNARRDLGRLATNPLMCALLCALNRDRRMQLPRARKELYDAALDMLLVRRDSEREISGVEGVYLSRDEQTALLQRLAYWLIRNGHVEAGRDEAVRMIDTWLDAMPQVRAQADAGQVFMHLLIRSGLLLEPAPGAVVFVHRTFQDYLGAKAAVEFRDFGMLISNAHDDGWEDVVRMAVGHSRPDERAELLRGLLRRADDSPQQHGRLVLLAATCLEHATELAPEVRDEVTSRTSGLVPPRSPAQAQELAKAGELVLDLLPPPEELDDPEAAATVLTAALIGGPRALSLVAKFRRQTGPDVCRELADAWGRFPLVEYAEQVLADATLGDVELPVGTGERIRALPGLRRIRGVHLQGDYGIPEEITGMEQLEGLTIRSNNVSDLSPLAALPALRRLALIYCPRLTDLGPLRKPALEELTLSMLRESLSLAPLEELTTLRRLTLDTRLLPDRVSEIPAPPGLSALHLNGRTGLAVDSLDRWPVLDELALSGRHTVDQLLRLPQVPPLTTLHLANHPALEPAALQRFERLRSLYAFNCRFAGGLEPLASLPDLSLLSLSVWEGPPVDLSPLADLPGLTIELWEGTTVTGADRIPPEQLRFRS; from the coding sequence ATGACGGGCTTCGAGACGGTTCTCTTACGGGTGGCGGGGACGGCTGCGGGGGCGGTGGTGAAGTCGCTCCTGGCGCGGGCGCCGGGGGCGGGGCTGGTGGCGGATCCGGCCGTTCCGGCGCCGCGCTGGCGCAGGCCGCCGGTGGAACTGGGCGAGCGGGAGGTGGGGCGGCTGGCCCGCGTGCTCGCCGCACGGCTGGGCCAGGCCGCGGAACTGCTGCCGGAGCACGAGCTGCTGTCGGTGGTCGACGCGGTGAGCGACGCCTTCGCCTCACTGGGGAGCCTCGACGCCGATGCGGTCTTCGCGGCGGACCTCGATCCGCGGAGGCTCGCGACGATGCTTGAGCCGCCCCGCGGAGCAGCCTTGAGCGAGCCCGCGGAGGCCGTCTACCGCAATCTGGTCGCCCTGTGCTGCGAGCACGCGGTGGAGTACACGACGACCCTGCCGAGCTTCGGGGCGCGGGCCGATGTGGAACTGGTACGCCGCACGGCCGAGCTGACCCGCGCGTTGGAGCGGATGAAGGCGCGCGAGAACAGTGCGGCGCACGCCTTCGAGGAGCAGTACGCCCGCTACGTCACGGCCGCGCACGACCGGCTCCAGCTGTTCGGCCTCACCCTCGGCCGGAGCGACCGCCAGGAGTGGCCGCTGGACCTGGCCTACATCAGCCTGGCGGTCACCGGCGAGCGGCCGGCCAGCACGGAGGCGGGCCACACCGGGCCGGTCCGGGCGGAGCAGGCGCTCGGCCCGGCCCGCCGGGTGCTGCTGCGCGGGCCCGCGGGCTCCGGCAAGAGCACCGTGGTCCAGTGGCTCGCCCTGAACGCGGCCCGCCGCAGCTTCGGCCAGGACCTGGCGGAGCTCAACCTGTGCGTCCCGTTCGTCCTGCGACTGCGCTCCTTCCACTCCGCGGGCGGCCTGCCGGCGCCGCAGGACTGGCTGCGGGCCTCCGGCGTGCCGCTGCGCGCCCCGGACGGCTGGACCGAGGAGCTCCTCGCCAACGGGCGCGCTCTGGTCCTGGTCGACGGGGTCGACGAGGTGCCGCGGAGGCTGCGCAAGCGGACGGAGGAGTGGCTGCGTTCGCTGATCGCGGCCTTCCCGAACGCCCGGTACGTGGTCACCACCCGCCCCTCGGCGGTTCCGGAGGACTGGCTCGCGGGCCAGGCGTTCGTGCCGCACGCCCTGCTGCCGATGGAGCGGGACGACATACGGGCGTTCATCGCGCACTGGCACGCCTCGGCGCGGGAGGAGTGCGACGAGGAGGAGCGGGAGCAGCTGGACACGTACGCCTCCTCGCTGGTCCAGGCGGTGAACGCCCGCCGGGACCTGGGGCGGCTGGCCACCAACCCGCTGATGTGCGCCCTGCTGTGCGCCCTGAACCGGGACCGGCGGATGCAGCTGCCGAGGGCCCGGAAGGAGCTGTACGACGCGGCCCTGGACATGCTGCTGGTCCGCCGGGACAGCGAGCGGGAGATCAGCGGGGTGGAGGGGGTGTACCTGTCCCGGGACGAACAGACGGCCCTGCTCCAGCGGCTGGCGTACTGGCTGATCCGCAACGGTCACGTGGAGGCCGGCCGCGACGAGGCCGTGCGGATGATCGACACCTGGCTCGACGCCATGCCACAGGTCCGGGCCCAAGCCGACGCCGGGCAGGTCTTCATGCACCTGCTGATCCGCAGCGGGCTGCTGCTCGAACCCGCGCCGGGCGCGGTGGTGTTCGTACACCGCACCTTCCAGGACTATCTGGGCGCCAAGGCCGCGGTCGAGTTCCGGGACTTCGGGATGCTGATCTCGAACGCCCACGACGACGGCTGGGAGGACGTCGTCCGCATGGCGGTCGGGCACTCCCGGCCCGACGAACGGGCGGAGCTGCTCCGCGGACTGCTCCGCCGGGCGGACGACTCACCGCAGCAGCACGGCCGCCTGGTCCTGCTCGCGGCGACCTGTCTGGAACACGCCACGGAGCTGGCACCGGAGGTGCGTGATGAGGTCACGTCACGGACGAGCGGGCTGGTCCCCCCGCGCAGCCCGGCGCAGGCACAGGAGTTGGCGAAGGCCGGTGAGCTGGTGCTCGACCTGCTGCCCCCGCCGGAGGAGCTGGACGATCCGGAGGCCGCCGCGACCGTACTGACCGCCGCCCTGATCGGCGGGCCCCGGGCGCTGTCCCTCGTGGCGAAGTTCCGCCGGCAGACCGGTCCCGACGTGTGCCGCGAACTCGCCGACGCCTGGGGCCGGTTCCCGCTGGTCGAGTACGCGGAACAGGTGCTGGCCGACGCCACGCTCGGGGACGTCGAACTGCCCGTCGGCACGGGCGAGCGCATCCGGGCCCTCCCCGGGCTGCGGCGGATCAGGGGCGTCCACCTGCAGGGCGACTACGGCATTCCGGAGGAGATCACCGGTATGGAGCAGCTGGAGGGGCTGACGATCCGGTCGAACAACGTCAGCGATCTCTCACCGCTGGCCGCGCTGCCCGCCCTGAGGCGCCTGGCCCTCATCTACTGCCCCCGGCTGACGGACCTCGGCCCGCTCCGAAAGCCGGCCCTGGAAGAACTCACGCTGTCCATGTTGCGCGAAAGCCTGTCCCTGGCGCCGCTCGAAGAGCTGACCACCTTGCGCCGCCTGACCCTCGATACGCGTCTGCTGCCCGACCGGGTGAGCGAGATCCCCGCCCCGCCGGGGCTCAGCGCCCTCCATCTGAACGGCAGAACGGGCCTGGCCGTCGACAGCCTCGACCGCTGGCCCGTGCTGGACGAGCTCGCGCTGTCCGGGCGGCACACCGTCGACCAGTTGCTCCGGCTGCCGCAAGTGCCGCCCCTGACCACCCTCCACCTGGCGAATCACCCGGCCCTGGAGCCGGCCGCCCTCCAGCGCTTCGAACGGCTGCGCAGTCTGTACGCGTTCAACTGCCGGTTCGCGGGCGGGCTGGAGCCGCTGGCCTCGCTCCCCGATCTGTCCCTGCTCAGCCTGAGCGTCTGGGAAGGCCCTCCGGTCGACCTCTCGCCGCTGGCGGACCTGCCCGGTCTGACCATCGAGCTCTGGGAGGGCACCACCGTCACCGGGGCGGATCGGATCCCGCCGGAGCAGCTCAGGTTCCGTTCCTGA
- a CDS encoding sterol desaturase family protein — protein MPNLPDVVLWSIPAFVLLTVVELVSYRIHPDEDAAGYETKDAVTSIGMGLGSIGFDLLWKIPVVAIYTAVYELTPLRVPFLWWTFPLMLLAQDFCYYWQHRGHHVIRILWACHVVHHSSRKFNLTTALRQPWTSGTSWPFYLPMIALGVHPAAIAFCYSINLVYQFWIHTERIDRLPRPVEYVFNTPSHHRVHHASQGGYLDRNFGGILIVWDRMFGSWVGETDKPVFGLTKNISTYNPLRVATHEYAAIARDVRAADSWRERAGRVFRGPGWQPAAAAAEADGGAVPVPPAASAQTASAGAATASAGAATASAGAATASAGAATASAGAATAPVGGATAAAASAPAGPEHAA, from the coding sequence ATGCCGAACCTGCCCGATGTCGTGCTGTGGTCCATACCCGCCTTCGTGCTGCTCACCGTCGTCGAGCTGGTGAGCTACCGCATCCATCCCGACGAGGACGCCGCCGGGTACGAGACGAAGGACGCCGTCACCAGCATCGGCATGGGACTCGGCAGCATCGGCTTCGACCTGCTCTGGAAGATCCCCGTCGTCGCGATCTACACCGCGGTGTACGAGCTGACCCCGCTGCGCGTGCCGTTCCTGTGGTGGACCTTCCCGCTCATGCTGCTCGCGCAGGACTTCTGCTACTACTGGCAGCACCGCGGACACCACGTCATCCGCATCCTCTGGGCCTGCCACGTCGTCCACCACAGCAGCCGCAAGTTCAACCTCACCACCGCCCTGCGCCAGCCGTGGACCAGCGGCACCTCCTGGCCGTTCTACCTGCCGATGATCGCCCTCGGCGTGCACCCGGCCGCGATCGCGTTCTGCTACTCCATCAACCTCGTCTACCAGTTCTGGATCCACACCGAACGGATTGACCGGCTGCCCCGGCCCGTCGAGTACGTCTTCAACACCCCCTCCCACCACCGCGTCCACCACGCCTCCCAGGGCGGCTACCTGGACCGCAACTTCGGCGGGATCCTGATCGTCTGGGACCGGATGTTCGGCTCCTGGGTGGGCGAGACCGACAAGCCCGTCTTCGGCCTCACGAAGAACATCAGCACCTACAACCCGCTGCGCGTCGCCACCCACGAGTACGCCGCCATCGCCCGCGACGTCCGGGCCGCCGACAGCTGGCGCGAGCGCGCCGGACGGGTCTTCCGCGGCCCCGGCTGGCAGCCCGCCGCGGCCGCCGCCGAGGCGGACGGAGGCGCCGTGCCCGTGCCGCCGGCCGCGTCCGCTCAGACCGCCTCGGCCGGCGCCGCGACCGCCTCGGCCGGCGCCGCGACCGCCTCGGCCGGCGCCGCGACCGCCTCGGCCGGCGCCGCGACCGCCTCGGCCGGCGCCGCGACCGCCCCGGTCGGCGGCGCGACCGCCGCCGCCGCGTCCGCCCCCGCCGGGCCGGAGCACGCCGCGTGA
- a CDS encoding lysoplasmalogenase, with product MSAAGSTDRPAPSWATAQGPAAGRDRLGRAALVGFAAATAVDLGSLLADWHLGHVIAKPLLMPLLVAYVVTRGAPRLLVAALLFGWGGDLALLFDAEPAFLVGMGSFAVGHVCYLVLFGKRAANPLLGGAYALALVGTVAMLWADLPADLRVPVAGYSLLLTAMAYRSSALGPRAGIGGALFLLSDTLIATGVAEWPQLPRPDFWIMATYIAAQYLLATGAPSREEAYGGGAPQGHSPD from the coding sequence GTGAGCGCCGCCGGGTCCACGGATCGTCCCGCCCCTTCCTGGGCCACCGCCCAGGGTCCGGCCGCCGGCCGGGACCGCCTGGGCCGCGCCGCCCTCGTGGGGTTCGCCGCGGCCACCGCCGTCGACCTCGGCTCGCTGCTCGCCGACTGGCACCTCGGCCACGTCATCGCCAAGCCGCTCCTGATGCCGCTGCTCGTCGCGTACGTGGTCACCCGCGGCGCACCCCGGCTGCTGGTCGCCGCCCTGCTGTTCGGCTGGGGCGGCGACCTCGCTCTGCTCTTCGACGCCGAGCCCGCCTTCCTCGTGGGCATGGGCTCCTTCGCCGTCGGGCACGTCTGCTACCTCGTGCTCTTCGGCAAGCGCGCCGCGAACCCGCTGCTCGGGGGCGCGTACGCGCTAGCGCTCGTCGGGACCGTCGCGATGCTCTGGGCGGACCTCCCGGCCGACCTGCGCGTCCCGGTCGCCGGCTACAGCCTGCTGCTCACCGCCATGGCCTACCGCTCCAGTGCGCTGGGCCCGCGGGCCGGGATCGGCGGGGCGCTGTTCCTGCTCTCCGACACGCTCATCGCCACCGGCGTGGCCGAATGGCCCCAGTTGCCCCGGCCGGACTTCTGGATCATGGCCACGTACATCGCGGCGCAGTACCTGCTGGCCACCGGAGCCCCCTCCCGCGAAGAGGCGTACGGTGGGGGAGCCCCACAAGGGCACAGCCCGGACTGA
- a CDS encoding zinc-dependent alcohol dehydrogenase family protein, whose protein sequence is MRATVIHAPHDIRVEEVPDAAIQRPEDAVVRVLRACICGSDLWAYRGEAARQPGQRIGHEFLGVVEETGPAVSGLRAGDLVVAPFMWSDGTCDYCAEGLYTSCVHGGFWGSVGHDGGQGEAVRVPHADGTLVKLPADAVSDDHLLTGLLALSDVMGTGHHAALGAGVRKGSTVAVVGDGAVGLCGILAAKRLGADRIIALGRHAARTDIAKLFGATDVVAERGEAAEAAVRELTGGQGAHSVIEAVGTEQSMRTAVNITRDGGAIGYVGVPHGSGTGLDLGVMFDRNITLRGGVAPVRAYIPELLEDVLSGAIDPSPVFDRAVSLDEVPAGYRAMDDRSALKVLIQP, encoded by the coding sequence ATGCGCGCCACCGTCATCCACGCCCCGCACGACATCCGCGTGGAGGAGGTGCCAGACGCCGCGATCCAGCGTCCCGAGGACGCCGTCGTCCGCGTCCTGCGCGCCTGCATCTGCGGCAGCGACCTGTGGGCCTACCGCGGCGAGGCCGCGCGGCAGCCCGGACAGCGCATCGGACACGAGTTCCTCGGCGTCGTCGAGGAGACCGGCCCGGCCGTCTCCGGCCTGCGCGCCGGTGACCTCGTCGTCGCCCCCTTCATGTGGTCCGACGGCACCTGCGACTACTGCGCCGAGGGTCTGTACACCTCCTGCGTGCACGGCGGCTTCTGGGGCTCGGTCGGCCACGACGGCGGCCAGGGCGAGGCCGTCCGCGTCCCGCACGCCGACGGCACTCTGGTGAAGCTGCCCGCCGACGCGGTCTCCGACGACCACCTGCTGACCGGGTTGCTCGCGCTCTCCGACGTCATGGGCACCGGCCACCACGCGGCGCTGGGCGCCGGCGTGCGCAAGGGCTCCACGGTCGCCGTCGTCGGTGACGGCGCGGTGGGCCTGTGCGGCATTCTCGCGGCCAAGCGCCTCGGCGCCGACCGGATCATCGCACTGGGCCGCCACGCGGCCCGTACGGACATCGCGAAGCTCTTCGGGGCCACCGACGTCGTCGCCGAGCGCGGCGAAGCGGCCGAGGCGGCCGTCCGCGAACTCACCGGCGGCCAGGGCGCGCACTCCGTCATCGAGGCCGTCGGCACCGAGCAGTCCATGCGCACCGCCGTGAACATCACCCGCGACGGCGGGGCCATCGGTTACGTCGGCGTCCCGCACGGCAGTGGCACCGGCCTCGACCTCGGCGTGATGTTCGACCGCAACATCACCCTGCGGGGCGGCGTGGCCCCCGTCCGCGCGTACATCCCCGAGCTGCTGGAGGACGTGCTCAGCGGCGCGATCGACCCCTCGCCCGTCTTCGACCGGGCGGTGTCCCTGGACGAGGTCCCGGCCGGCTACCGGGCGATGGACGACCGCAGTGCGCTCAAGGTGCTGATCCAGCCCTGA
- a CDS encoding S8 family serine peptidase: MAHLGSGRRRALAVPVGLALTASLAFLPSVAASAAPLGNTADAAAASKAETTGPKLSYVANLNSYATVKAAKKAIERAGGTVVTAYEQIGVIVAHSQNPEFAKTLRANRGLFVSVGATRTAPLQSARTTDEGATQQLSAADAAKAAAAAQEGQEPLESNQWDLRTIKADQAHKINDGSQDVTVGVIDTGVDDTHPDIAPNFSKEQSANCVGGVADTSEGAWRPYTDGSDHGTHVAGTIAAPRNGIGISGVAPGVKVAGIKVSEPGTSLFFTEAVVCGFMFAAEKGIEVTNNSYYVDPWLYNCKSDDDQKALVEAIGRATKYAERKGTLHVASAGNSNHDLAGDSILDDTSPNDTTPVPRTIDPSVCLDLPTQLPGVVTVSATGDKGLRSYYSSYGLGVVDVAAPGGDKWQVPATPDANGRVLSTVLGGGYGYKQGTSMAAPHVAGVAALIKSAHPSATPSQIQAMLKGQATKAQCPAQIYDATGTLINATTCESKWGQTGYYGYGVVDALKAVK; this comes from the coding sequence ATGGCTCATCTGGGATCCGGCCGCCGGCGAGCTCTCGCCGTACCGGTCGGCCTGGCGCTCACCGCCTCGCTCGCCTTCCTGCCCTCGGTCGCGGCCTCCGCCGCGCCGCTGGGCAACACGGCGGACGCGGCTGCGGCTTCCAAGGCCGAGACGACCGGCCCCAAGCTGTCGTACGTGGCGAACCTGAACTCGTATGCCACGGTCAAGGCGGCGAAGAAGGCCATCGAGCGGGCCGGTGGAACGGTCGTGACGGCCTATGAGCAGATCGGCGTCATCGTCGCGCACTCGCAGAACCCGGAGTTCGCCAAGACGCTGCGCGCCAACCGCGGCCTGTTCGTCTCGGTCGGCGCCACCCGTACGGCCCCCCTCCAGTCGGCGCGGACCACCGACGAGGGTGCCACGCAGCAGCTGAGCGCGGCGGACGCCGCCAAGGCGGCAGCGGCGGCCCAGGAGGGTCAGGAGCCGCTGGAGTCCAACCAGTGGGACCTGCGGACGATCAAGGCCGATCAGGCTCACAAGATCAACGATGGCAGCCAGGACGTCACTGTGGGCGTCATCGACACGGGTGTCGACGACACTCACCCCGACATCGCGCCGAACTTCTCCAAGGAGCAGTCGGCCAACTGTGTCGGCGGCGTCGCGGACACCAGCGAGGGTGCCTGGCGTCCGTACACGGACGGCAGCGACCACGGCACGCACGTGGCCGGCACCATCGCGGCCCCGCGCAACGGCATCGGCATCAGCGGTGTCGCGCCCGGCGTCAAGGTCGCGGGCATCAAGGTGAGCGAGCCCGGCACCAGCCTCTTCTTCACCGAGGCGGTCGTCTGCGGCTTCATGTTCGCCGCCGAGAAGGGGATCGAGGTGACCAACAACAGCTACTACGTCGACCCCTGGCTCTACAACTGCAAGTCGGACGACGACCAGAAGGCGCTGGTGGAGGCCATCGGTCGGGCCACCAAGTACGCCGAGCGCAAGGGCACGCTGCACGTCGCCTCGGCCGGCAACTCCAACCACGACCTGGCCGGCGACTCGATCCTCGACGACACCAGCCCGAACGACACCACCCCGGTGCCGCGCACCATCGACCCGAGCGTCTGCCTCGACCTGCCCACGCAGCTCCCGGGCGTGGTCACGGTGTCGGCGACCGGTGACAAGGGCCTGCGGTCGTACTACTCCAGCTACGGCCTCGGTGTCGTGGACGTCGCCGCCCCCGGCGGCGACAAGTGGCAGGTCCCGGCCACCCCGGACGCCAACGGCCGCGTGCTGTCCACCGTCCTGGGCGGCGGCTACGGCTACAAGCAGGGCACCTCGATGGCCGCCCCGCACGTCGCCGGCGTCGCGGCGCTCATCAAGAGCGCCCACCCGTCCGCCACGCCCTCGCAGATCCAGGCCATGCTCAAGGGCCAGGCCACGAAGGCGCAGTGCCCGGCGCAGATATACGACGCCACGGGCACGCTGATCAACGCGACCACCTGCGAGAGCAAGTGGGGCCAGACGGGCTACTACGGCTACGGCGTGGTCGACGCGCTGAAGGCCGTCAAGTAA
- a CDS encoding DUF485 domain-containing protein, translating to MTTEAAPPPGSAGTPLAGPTADDFASVQQSAEFAELRSSYRSFAFPLTVAFIAWYLLYVLLSSYAGGFMGTKLFGNVNVALVLGLAQFATTFLIAWLYSRHAAAKLDPKASAIKARMEAGE from the coding sequence GTGACCACCGAAGCAGCGCCGCCCCCGGGCAGCGCGGGAACGCCACTGGCGGGCCCCACGGCAGATGATTTCGCGAGCGTCCAGCAGAGCGCCGAGTTCGCCGAACTGCGCAGCTCCTACCGCTCCTTCGCCTTCCCGCTCACCGTGGCCTTCATCGCCTGGTACCTGCTCTACGTGCTGCTGTCGAGCTACGCGGGCGGGTTCATGGGGACCAAGCTGTTCGGCAACGTCAACGTCGCCCTCGTGCTCGGCCTCGCCCAGTTCGCGACGACCTTCCTCATCGCCTGGCTGTACTCGCGGCACGCTGCCGCCAAGCTCGACCCGAAGGCCTCGGCCATCAAGGCGCGGATGGAGGCCGGGGAATGA
- a CDS encoding solute symporter family protein → MSGALHATTLAAGAGEHRPLIITLFGLFVVATLIITIWAGRQTKDAADFYAGGRQFTGFQNGLAISGDYMSAASFLGIAGAIALFGYDGFLYSIGFLVAWLVALLLVAEPLRNSGRYTMGDVLAYRMRQRPVRTAAGTSTIVVSIFYLLAQMAGAGVLVSLLLGITSDGGKVAVVALVGVLMIVYVTIGGMKGTTWVQMIKAVLLIAGALLITFLVLLKFNFNISALLGQAAENSGQGVKFLEPGMKYGKDSLTKIDFISLGLALVLGTAGLPHILIRFYTVPTAKAARKSVNWAIGIIGAFYLMTIALGFGAAALLKRDDILASNKAGNTAAPLLAQEIGGGAGSTGGAILLAVISAVAFATILAVVAGLTLASSSSFAHDLYVNVIRKGNATEKEEVRAARWSTVVIGAVAIGLGALARDLNVAGLVALAFAVAASANLPTILYSLFWKRFSTQGALWSIYGGLISAVGLVLFSPVVSGKPTSMFKDADFYWFPLENPGIISIPLGFLLGWLGTVLSKEKADPQKFAELEVRSLTGTGAH, encoded by the coding sequence ATGAGCGGTGCGCTCCACGCGACCACGCTCGCGGCAGGTGCCGGTGAGCACCGTCCGCTGATCATCACCCTGTTCGGGCTGTTCGTCGTCGCCACCCTGATCATCACGATCTGGGCCGGCCGCCAGACCAAGGACGCCGCCGACTTCTACGCGGGCGGCCGCCAGTTCACCGGCTTCCAGAACGGTCTCGCCATCTCCGGCGACTACATGTCCGCCGCGTCCTTCCTCGGCATCGCCGGAGCCATCGCCCTCTTCGGCTACGACGGCTTCCTCTACTCCATCGGCTTCCTCGTGGCCTGGCTGGTCGCCCTGCTGCTGGTCGCCGAGCCGCTGCGCAACTCCGGCCGCTACACGATGGGCGACGTCCTCGCGTACCGGATGCGCCAGCGGCCCGTCCGGACCGCCGCCGGCACCTCCACCATCGTGGTCTCGATCTTCTACCTGCTCGCGCAGATGGCCGGCGCCGGCGTGCTCGTCTCGCTGCTCCTGGGCATCACCAGCGACGGCGGCAAGGTGGCCGTCGTCGCGCTGGTCGGCGTGCTGATGATCGTCTACGTGACCATCGGCGGTATGAAGGGCACCACCTGGGTCCAGATGATCAAGGCCGTCCTGCTGATCGCGGGCGCCCTGCTGATCACCTTCCTGGTGCTGCTGAAGTTCAACTTCAACATCTCCGCCCTGCTGGGGCAGGCCGCCGAGAACAGCGGCCAGGGCGTCAAGTTCCTCGAACCGGGGATGAAGTACGGGAAGGACTCGCTCACCAAGATCGACTTCATCTCGCTCGGCCTCGCCCTGGTCCTGGGCACCGCGGGCCTGCCGCACATCCTGATCCGGTTCTACACCGTGCCCACCGCCAAGGCCGCCCGCAAGTCCGTGAACTGGGCCATCGGTATCATCGGCGCCTTCTACCTGATGACCATCGCCCTCGGCTTCGGCGCGGCGGCCCTGCTCAAGCGCGACGACATCCTGGCCTCGAACAAGGCGGGCAACACGGCGGCGCCCCTGCTCGCCCAGGAGATCGGCGGCGGCGCAGGCTCCACCGGCGGCGCGATCCTGCTCGCCGTGATCTCCGCGGTCGCCTTCGCCACCATCCTCGCCGTGGTCGCGGGCCTCACCCTCGCCTCCTCCTCGTCCTTCGCCCACGACCTGTACGTGAACGTGATCCGCAAGGGCAACGCCACCGAGAAGGAGGAGGTGCGCGCCGCCCGCTGGTCCACCGTCGTGATCGGCGCCGTCGCCATCGGCCTCGGGGCGCTGGCCCGCGACCTGAACGTGGCCGGGCTGGTCGCGCTCGCCTTCGCGGTCGCCGCCTCCGCCAACCTGCCGACCATCCTCTACAGCCTCTTCTGGAAGCGCTTCAGCACCCAGGGCGCGCTCTGGTCGATCTACGGCGGCCTGATCTCGGCGGTCGGCCTGGTGCTCTTCTCCCCGGTCGTCTCCGGCAAGCCCACCTCGATGTTCAAGGACGCCGACTTCTACTGGTTCCCGCTGGAGAACCCCGGCATCATCTCCATCCCGCTCGGCTTCCTGCTGGGCTGGCTCGGAACCGTCCTGTCCAAGGAGAAGGCGGACCCCCAGAAGTTCGCCGAGCTGGAGGTGCGCTCCCTCACCGGAACAGGGGCTCACTGA
- the moaA gene encoding GTP 3',8-cyclase MoaA, with translation MLLDTYGRVATDLRVSLTDRCNLRCTYCMPEEGLQWLGKSDLLSDDEIVRLIRIAVTQLGITEVRFTGGEPLLRPGLVGIVEQCAALEPRPKMSLTTNGIGLKRTAMALKAAGLDRVNVSLDTLRPEVFKTLTRRDRHKDVIDGMAAAREAGLTPVKVNAVLMPGLNDDEAPDLLAWAVENEYELRFIEQMPLDAQHGWKRDGMITAGDILQSLRTRFTLTEEGSEERGSAPAERWVVDGGSATVGVIASVTRPFCGACDRTRLTADGQIRTCLFATEESDLRAALRSGAPDEEIARLWKVAMWGKKAGSGLDDPTFLQPDRPMSAIGG, from the coding sequence GTGCTTCTCGACACCTACGGCCGCGTGGCCACTGACCTGCGCGTCTCGCTCACCGACCGGTGCAATCTGCGGTGCACCTACTGCATGCCCGAGGAGGGCCTGCAGTGGCTCGGCAAGTCCGATCTGCTCAGTGACGACGAGATCGTCCGGCTGATCCGCATCGCGGTCACCCAGCTCGGCATCACCGAGGTCCGCTTCACCGGCGGCGAGCCGCTGCTCCGTCCCGGCCTGGTCGGGATCGTCGAGCAGTGCGCCGCCCTGGAACCCCGCCCCAAGATGTCCCTCACCACCAACGGCATCGGCCTCAAGCGCACCGCGATGGCCCTGAAGGCGGCGGGCCTGGACCGGGTGAACGTGTCCCTGGACACCCTGCGGCCCGAGGTCTTCAAGACCCTCACCCGCCGCGACCGGCACAAGGACGTCATCGACGGCATGGCCGCGGCCCGCGAGGCCGGCCTCACCCCCGTCAAGGTCAACGCCGTGCTGATGCCCGGACTGAACGACGACGAGGCCCCCGACCTGCTGGCCTGGGCCGTGGAGAACGAGTACGAGCTCCGCTTCATCGAGCAGATGCCGCTCGACGCCCAGCACGGCTGGAAGCGCGACGGCATGATCACCGCCGGGGACATCCTGCAGTCCCTGCGCACCCGCTTCACGCTCACCGAGGAAGGCTCGGAGGAGCGCGGCTCCGCCCCGGCCGAGCGCTGGGTCGTCGACGGAGGCTCGGCCACCGTGGGCGTCATCGCCTCGGTCACCCGCCCGTTCTGCGGAGCCTGCGACCGCACCCGGCTCACGGCCGACGGCCAGATCCGTACGTGCCTGTTCGCCACCGAGGAGTCGGACCTGCGCGCCGCCCTGCGCTCGGGCGCCCCGGACGAGGAGATCGCCCGGCTGTGGAAGGTGGCGATGTGGGGCAAGAAGGCCGGGTCCGGCCTCGACGACCCGACCTTCCTGCAGCCCGACCGCCCGATGTCGGCGATCGGCGGCTGA
- a CDS encoding DUF3099 domain-containing protein codes for MALAEDVRGRQRRYVISMVIRTLSVIATVLLWNVQRPVAIVTLVAGALLPYVAVVIANAGRESTPSLPSHFIPAPVRPALDAGNLSKSSDQS; via the coding sequence ATGGCACTCGCGGAGGACGTCCGGGGCCGGCAGCGGCGGTACGTGATCTCGATGGTCATCAGGACCCTGTCGGTCATCGCGACCGTGCTCTTGTGGAACGTGCAGCGTCCTGTGGCGATCGTGACGCTCGTGGCGGGCGCCCTGCTGCCCTACGTCGCGGTGGTCATAGCCAACGCGGGGCGCGAGTCGACGCCCTCCCTGCCCTCGCACTTCATCCCCGCCCCTGTGCGGCCCGCACTGGACGCGGGAAACCTCAGTAAAAGCTCAGATCAATCATGA